In Cygnus atratus isolate AKBS03 ecotype Queensland, Australia chromosome 14, CAtr_DNAZoo_HiC_assembly, whole genome shotgun sequence, the DNA window gttttttgttttgttttagcagcTGCTTACTGTTTGATACGGTGGGTAAAGTGGAGGAACATCCAGCGATGGGTGGCGGGTCGGAGGCGTTGCTGTCGGTCGGTGGAGGCTGCCGGGCGGGGGGGTGCTCCCGGGGGGTCGTGGCCGGGGACGTCTGCtcgccgccgctccccgcggccgccgcccgcccgggcGGGCGCAGTCTCTGTCTCTGTccgcgcggcggcgggggcggccggccGGCCGGCCGGCGGGCGGTCAGTCCTCCTCGGGCTCCTCGGCCTGCAGCAGGGCGCCgggcggcccggcggcggcggcggcggcggcagcggcgaCGGCGGCGGCGCCCTCCGCCTCGGGCggcggctcggccccggccccggcgcccgcgggggcggcggcggcggcgcgctTGTCCCGCTGCTTCTCCTGGATCTTCTTCATCTCGTCCGAGTACTTGCAGAAGGTGTGGCCGAACTTGGCCCAGACCTTGTAGGGGACGGTGATGGAGTTGCGGTAGGTGGGCTTCACCTCGCTCACCCGCATGAAGACGCCGTACTTGTTGGAGCCCACGTCGAAGAAGAAGCGCTTGTTGTCCACAGTCAAGGAGGTGCCCTCGGGCAGCTCGGCCGGCTCCTCCTCCACGCCGTAGTCGTCGATGAGCTTGGCCAGGGCGTCGCGGAACTCGATCAGGCCCTGGGCCGGCAGCGCGATGGTCTGGCCCTGCGCGGCGCCCAGCCCCGGGCCGCGGTTGACGGTCTGGCGAACGCGCAGG includes these proteins:
- the PURA gene encoding transcriptional activator protein Pur-alpha, with the protein product MADRDSGSEQGGGGGGGGGGGGGGGAAGAGGPGSGGGGGGGPGGGLQHETQELASKRVDIQNKRFYLDVKQNAKGRFLKIAEVGAGGNKSRLTLSMSVAVEFRDYLGDFIEHYAQLGPSQPPELAQAADEPRRALKSEFLVRENRKYYMDLKENQRGRFLRVRQTVNRGPGLGAAQGQTIALPAQGLIEFRDALAKLIDDYGVEEEPAELPEGTSLTVDNKRFFFDVGSNKYGVFMRVSEVKPTYRNSITVPYKVWAKFGHTFCKYSDEMKKIQEKQRDKRAAAAAPAGAGAGAEPPPEAEGAAAVAAAAAAAAAGPPGALLQAEEPEED